The following proteins come from a genomic window of Anopheles ziemanni chromosome 3, idAnoZiCoDA_A2_x.2, whole genome shotgun sequence:
- the LOC131287347 gene encoding uncharacterized protein LOC131287347, protein MGSQQRTCPLNLLPFEVLCKIFDQLDLRSVKSASLTCQRWEQIIFSNHYIKRFTLYVACSGRSISSSTSTTGKHEMKHLARLIKASKRCYPNLTLEFDRRSEFTDHAFHMLFESLSCQKLDHLVVLKLVLKADPDLMVMMVVNAVPEMSRLAALHITLGCGYGVAMSQPEFHLHLKSASLRHLELKAFLPDSMNLPSLKSLEVSLHLKADMIYGHSLRQRDEMPYSLQLERLEELTFSQPPSCVKWHPSAQKTNRPGYKFRFYQQLTGLKKLHLFENKTPENIFLAICDSCTCLTELWIEGLQILDPNAPRHLTKLPFLRRLTVNEFIAPSRISFQSAHLPNLEHLQLGRGTFAYDSFRVLGTVKSLQLQVTVKNIEESMRAIAQHMHNLTVLSLNLDAMPDCDPLVVLQSLHLLTTVRELVLEGGFFHQYTYQPPNAKPMPELQKLRFRDCRMHSRELPWLSRMFPNLTVLDMRQCQFL, encoded by the exons ATGGGATCTCAGCAACGAACGTGCCCTTTAAATCTGCTCCCGTTCGAG GTGCTGTGCAAAATATTCGACCAGCTTGACCTGCGGAGTGTTAAAAGTGCGTCCCTTACCTGTCAACGCTGGGAGCAGATAATCTTTTCGAATCACTATATCAAACGGTTTACCCTATACGTTGCTTGCTCAGGGCGCAGCATTTCTTCGTCAACATCAACCAC CGGCAAACACGAGATGAAACATTTAGCCCGCCTGATAAAAGCCTCCAAACGTTGCTATCCCAATCTGACGCTCGAGTTCGATCGGCGGAGCGAATTTACGGACCACGCATTTCACATGCTGTTCGAGAGCTTAAGCTGCCAAAAGCTGGACCATTTGGTCGTCCTAAAGCTGGTGCTGAAGGCGGACCCGGacctgatggtgatgatggtcgtcaATGCCGTGCCGGAAATGAGCCGCCTGGCCGCGCTTCACATCACGCTCGGCTGTGGATACGGGGTCGCGATGAGTCAGCCCGAGTTCCACTTGCATCTGAAAAGTGCCTCCTTGCGGCATCTGGAGCTGAAAGCATTCTTGCCGGACTCGATGAACCTACCTTCGCTGAAGTCGCTCGAAGTGTCCCTTCATCTGAAGGCCGACATGATCTACGGCCACTCGTTGCGCCAACGAGATGAAATGCCGTACAGCCTGCAGCTGGAACGTCTCGAAGAGCTGACGTTCAGCCAGCCTCCGTCGTGCGTCAAATGGCATCCGTCGGCGCAAAAGACCAACCGACCGGGGTACAAGTTTCGCTTCTACCAGCAACTGACGGGGCTCAAAAAGTTACACCTGTTCGAGAACAAGACGCCCGAAAACATCTTCCTGGCGATTTGCGATTCGTGTACCTGCCTCACGGAGTTGTGGATCGAAGGGCTACAAATTCTCGATCCGAACGCTCCCCGCCACCTAACAAAGCTTCCCTTTCTACGCCGGCTGACAGTTAACGAGTTCATCGCACCGTCACGGATATCGTTCCAGTCCGCCCACCTGCCCAACCTGGAGCACCTCCAGCTCGGTAGAGGCACGTTTGCTTACGACTCCTTCCGGGTGCTCGGTACCGTCAAGTCACTCCAGCTGCAGGTAACGGTGAAGAACATCGAGGAATCGATGCGTGCGATCGCGCAACACATGCACAATCTGACGGTGCTGAGCTTGAACCTCGACGCCATGCCTGACTGCGACCCGCTCGTCGTGCTACAATCGCTGCATCTGCTAACGACAGTCCGGGAGTTGGTGTTGGAGGGCGGTTTTTTCCATCAGTACACGTACCAACCTCCCAACGCAAAGCCCATGCCGGAGCTACAGAAACTTCGCTTTCGCGACTGTCGGATGCATTCGCGGGAACTTCCCTGGCTAAGCCGTATGTTCCCCAATCTGACGGTGCTCGATATGCGCCAATGTCAATTTCTCTAG
- the LOC131287252 gene encoding syntaxin-12, translating into MSREGLGLPRGLGQARDYGAMSSTATTSDGNFGGFSPTEFISLSESIAANTIFVKQSWQFLEKANRTLGTAKDNQSLRDKINDIQSGTNQRIATTTKDLQRLTVVVRGGDKQQKLQVEKLTSDFKQVVQFYSKSQQSIMAKMKQVFLVNASQLDDQSASSVGGEISTSSAELLQRQKQIQQSLQFEQEMLLEREQRFREIEANVLDVNHIMKELSSITTQQSEVIDTIENSIGRTADNVESGAEELKTASEYQNRYRRKVLILLIIAVIIGLVVTGIIVSKLKS; encoded by the exons ATGTCGAGAGAGGGACTCGGATTGCCACGCGGACTCGGCCAGGCCAGGGACTACGGTGCGATGAGCAGCACGGCGACCACGTCGGACGGGAACTTCGGGGGCTTCAGCCCGACCGAGTTCATTTCGCTCAGCGAGTCGATCGCAGCCAACACGATCTTCGTCAAGCAGAGCTGGCAGTTTCTGGAGAAGGCGAACCGCACGCTCGGCACGGCAAAGGACAATCAGTCCCTGCGGGATAAGAT cAATGACATCCAATCGGGGACGAATCAGCGTATTGCTACGACCACGAAGGACCTCCAGCGGCTCACGGTGGTGGTGCGTGGTGGCGACAAGCAACAGAAGCTGCAGGTGGAGAAGCTCACGTCCGACTTCAAGCAAGTGGTTCAGTTTTACTCCAAAAGCCAACAG AGTATAATGGCCAAGATGAAGCAAGTGTTTTTGGTGAACGCGTCCCAGCTGGACGATCAGTCGGCCTCGTCCGTCGGCGGGGAAATCAGTACATCATCGGCCGAGCTGTTGCAGCGACAGAAGCAAATTCAGCAGAGCTTACAGTTCGAGCAGGAAATGCTACTCGAGCGGGAGCAACGTTTCCGGGAGATCGAAGCAAACGTACTGGACGTGAACCATATAATGAAGGAGCTGAGCAGCATCACCACGCAACAGAGTGAAGTGATAG ATACAATCGAAAACTCGATCGGCCGAACGGCGGACAACGTGGAAAGCGGTGCCGAGGAACTGAAGACGGCATCCGAGTATCAAAATCGGTACCGGCGCAAGGTGCTGATACTGTTGATAATCGCTGTGATAATAGGTCTCGTCGTGACCGGCATCATCGTCTCAAAGCTGAAGAGTTAA